From one Plantibacter flavus genomic stretch:
- a CDS encoding YciI family protein: MSRYMLIMRNSGSVEKPEDMDFEAVINAMGAYNESMINAGVMVGGDGLTDAAQGAVVEFTTEAPIVTDGPYGELHELFNGFWTIDVATREEAIEWASRAPLGPGNKIEVRRVTDETDFADHADNEYLQKEKEWRAQEGAAKPAVDPA, translated from the coding sequence ATGTCGAGATACATGCTCATCATGCGCAACAGCGGGTCCGTCGAGAAACCCGAGGACATGGACTTCGAAGCGGTCATCAACGCGATGGGCGCCTACAACGAGTCGATGATCAACGCCGGCGTGATGGTCGGCGGCGACGGACTCACCGATGCCGCGCAGGGTGCCGTCGTCGAGTTCACGACCGAGGCGCCGATCGTCACCGACGGCCCCTACGGCGAACTCCACGAGCTCTTCAACGGGTTCTGGACCATCGACGTCGCCACGCGCGAGGAGGCCATCGAATGGGCGAGCCGCGCTCCGCTCGGCCCCGGTAACAAGATCGAGGTGCGCCGCGTGACCGACGAGACGGACTTCGCCGACCACGCAGACAACGAGTACCTCCAGAAGGAGAAGGAGTGGCGGGCGCAGGAAGGTGCGGCGAAGCCGGCGGTCGACCCGGCCTGA
- a CDS encoding glycoside hydrolase family 127 protein yields MSTTTSTTPTTPTTSVTVAAPVVPTTGALTPLGLDEVRITDGFWADRQQVNGTATLPHVEHWLEREGWLRNFDLAAAGTLPEGRRGREFADSEVYKYLEAVAWELGRLGGDEALESRFRAIVDRVAAAQEADGYVNTRFGRPGQGERWSDLEWGHELYCLGHLFQAAVARERTSPGSDDGLLGIATRAADLICEVFGTDGIQSVCGHAEVEVGLAELSRVTGEPRYLELASLFVERRGTGVLQDIEWGRAYFQDDVPIREAEALRGHAVRANYLAAGATDIAVEHGDDGLLDALRGQWGRTIARRTYLTGGQGSHHQDEAFGEDFELPSDRAYSETCAGIASIMFSWRLLLEDRDVRYADHIERVLYNVVATSPSAAGTAFFYANTLHQRTPGESSPDDEVSPRASSSERAPWFDVSCCPPNVARTLASLAAFVATSDDHGVQIHQFASATIDTVIDGEHGGRFRAELATDYPRSGVVTVRIVEAPSGPVTVSLRVPSWADDAVVTVRPFDGASVDRAVTPGYADVERSFVPGDVVELTFSVRPRVTLPDPRVDAIRGSVAIERGPEVYCVESVDLPGGDETIARIEVGEGVVPVEDADGRLSIELRTRSLADTAWPYGDAFVATGADETFTASIAPYHSWAERGPSTMRVWIPIARA; encoded by the coding sequence ATGAGCACCACCACCAGCACCACGCCCACGACGCCAACGACGTCGGTGACCGTCGCAGCCCCGGTCGTCCCCACCACCGGCGCGCTCACGCCGCTCGGCCTCGACGAGGTGCGCATCACCGACGGCTTCTGGGCCGACCGCCAGCAGGTCAACGGCACGGCGACGCTGCCGCACGTCGAGCACTGGCTCGAGCGGGAGGGGTGGCTCCGCAACTTCGACCTCGCCGCCGCCGGGACCCTTCCGGAGGGGCGCCGCGGACGCGAGTTCGCCGACTCCGAGGTCTACAAGTACCTCGAGGCCGTCGCGTGGGAGCTCGGACGGCTCGGCGGTGATGAAGCGCTCGAGTCGCGGTTCCGCGCGATCGTCGACCGGGTCGCCGCCGCGCAGGAGGCCGACGGGTACGTGAACACCCGCTTCGGTCGCCCGGGTCAGGGTGAGCGCTGGTCGGATCTCGAGTGGGGGCACGAGCTGTACTGCCTCGGCCACCTCTTCCAGGCGGCCGTCGCCCGGGAGCGGACGAGCCCGGGCTCCGACGACGGGCTCCTCGGGATCGCGACGCGGGCTGCGGACCTCATCTGCGAGGTCTTCGGCACCGACGGCATCCAGTCCGTGTGCGGGCACGCCGAGGTCGAGGTGGGGCTCGCAGAGCTGTCACGGGTGACGGGCGAGCCGCGCTACCTCGAACTCGCGTCGCTGTTCGTCGAGCGTCGCGGCACCGGCGTGCTCCAGGACATCGAGTGGGGCCGCGCGTACTTCCAGGACGACGTGCCGATCCGCGAGGCGGAGGCGTTGCGGGGCCATGCGGTCCGCGCGAACTACCTCGCGGCCGGTGCCACCGACATCGCGGTCGAGCACGGCGACGACGGCCTGCTCGACGCGCTCCGCGGCCAGTGGGGCCGGACGATCGCGCGCCGCACCTACCTGACCGGCGGCCAAGGATCGCACCACCAGGACGAGGCGTTCGGCGAGGACTTCGAGCTGCCGTCCGACCGCGCGTACTCCGAGACCTGTGCGGGCATCGCATCGATCATGTTCAGTTGGCGGCTGCTGCTCGAAGACCGCGACGTCCGCTACGCCGACCACATCGAGCGCGTCCTGTACAACGTCGTCGCGACCTCGCCGTCGGCCGCCGGCACCGCGTTCTTCTACGCCAACACCCTGCACCAGCGCACGCCGGGGGAGTCGAGTCCGGACGACGAGGTTTCGCCGCGGGCGTCGTCCTCCGAGCGTGCGCCGTGGTTCGACGTGTCGTGCTGTCCACCGAATGTGGCTCGGACGCTCGCGAGCCTGGCGGCGTTCGTCGCCACGAGCGACGACCACGGCGTGCAGATCCACCAGTTCGCGTCGGCGACGATCGACACGGTCATCGACGGCGAGCACGGAGGGCGCTTCCGTGCGGAACTCGCGACGGACTATCCGCGATCCGGCGTCGTCACCGTGCGCATCGTGGAGGCGCCGAGCGGACCGGTGACCGTCTCGCTGCGCGTGCCGTCGTGGGCTGATGACGCGGTGGTGACCGTCCGACCCTTCGACGGTGCCTCCGTGGATCGTGCCGTCACCCCTGGTTACGCCGACGTCGAGCGGTCCTTCGTCCCCGGTGACGTCGTGGAGCTGACGTTCAGCGTCCGTCCGAGGGTCACCCTGCCGGATCCTCGCGTGGACGCCATCCGTGGCAGCGTCGCGATCGAGCGCGGACCCGAGGTCTACTGCGTCGAGTCGGTGGACCTCCCGGGCGGTGACGAGACGATCGCCCGCATCGAGGTGGGGGAGGGTGTCGTCCCCGTCGAGGACGCGGACGGTCGGCTGTCGATCGAGCTGCGCACCCGGAGTCTCGCCGACACCGCCTGGCCGTACGGCGACGCCTTCGTCGCGACGGGAGCCGACGAGACGTTCACCGCGAGCATCGCGCCGTACCATTCCTGGGCCGAGCGCGGGCCGTCCACGATGCGTGTCTGGATCCCGATCGCCCGGGCGTGA
- a CDS encoding ABC transporter substrate-binding protein codes for MRSTLRHIGIATVATTALLLSGCSASSGGTESGPVKLTYWAWAPNLEQVVELWNEDHPDIQVVVQKQDGGDPAITKLLTAIKAGSGAPDLIQAEYQKIPTLVASDALADISKQGAADLKDDFSDGVWNSVTLGGDAVYAVPQDSGPMMAYYRTDILDSLGLSVPTTWDEYAQVARAVHQADPTKYLGTFSANDAGWFAGLAQQAGASWWSIDGDSWGVDIDAGPTEQVASYWGGLVEEGAIDNRPMYTPEWNAGLNDGSQVGWISSVWAPGVLGGNAPDTAGKWTAAELPQWDASKPSNGNWGGSSTAVTTQSKHAEAAVEFATWLNTDPKAVAALADVSGVYPAATKVAADALKTSPEFFSQQSDFYDIASKASETVAPFTYGPNVNVAFSAYNDEFAKAAEAKTAQAFSDAVAAMQSITIDDLKKSGFSVK; via the coding sequence ATGCGCAGCACGCTTCGCCACATCGGCATCGCCACGGTCGCCACGACGGCTCTACTGCTCTCCGGATGCTCGGCATCCTCGGGCGGCACGGAGTCCGGCCCCGTCAAACTCACCTACTGGGCCTGGGCGCCCAACCTCGAGCAGGTCGTGGAGCTGTGGAACGAGGACCACCCCGACATCCAGGTGGTCGTGCAGAAGCAGGACGGCGGCGACCCCGCCATCACCAAGCTGCTCACGGCCATCAAGGCCGGCAGTGGCGCTCCCGACCTCATCCAGGCCGAGTACCAGAAGATCCCGACGCTCGTGGCGTCCGACGCGCTCGCCGACATCTCGAAGCAGGGCGCAGCCGATCTCAAGGACGACTTCTCCGACGGCGTGTGGAACTCGGTCACGCTCGGTGGCGATGCGGTCTACGCCGTCCCGCAGGACTCCGGCCCCATGATGGCCTACTACCGCACCGACATCCTCGACAGCCTCGGCCTCAGCGTGCCGACGACGTGGGACGAGTACGCACAGGTCGCCCGGGCCGTCCACCAGGCCGACCCGACGAAGTACCTCGGCACCTTCTCCGCGAACGACGCCGGCTGGTTCGCCGGACTCGCGCAGCAGGCGGGTGCTTCGTGGTGGTCGATCGACGGCGACAGCTGGGGAGTCGACATCGACGCCGGCCCGACCGAGCAGGTCGCCTCGTACTGGGGCGGACTCGTCGAGGAGGGTGCGATCGACAACAGACCGATGTACACGCCCGAGTGGAACGCCGGGCTGAACGACGGTTCGCAGGTCGGTTGGATCTCCTCCGTCTGGGCACCCGGCGTCCTCGGCGGCAACGCCCCCGACACGGCCGGCAAGTGGACCGCGGCCGAGCTGCCGCAGTGGGACGCCTCGAAGCCCTCCAACGGCAACTGGGGTGGGTCGTCCACCGCGGTGACGACTCAGTCGAAGCACGCCGAAGCCGCGGTCGAATTCGCCACCTGGTTGAACACCGACCCGAAGGCCGTCGCCGCGCTCGCCGACGTGTCCGGGGTCTACCCGGCCGCGACGAAGGTCGCCGCCGACGCCCTGAAGACGTCGCCCGAGTTCTTCAGCCAGCAGAGCGACTTCTACGACATCGCGTCGAAGGCCTCCGAGACCGTCGCGCCGTTCACCTACGGCCCGAACGTCAACGTCGCCTTCAGCGCGTACAACGACGAGTTCGCGAAGGCGGCCGAGGCGAAGACCGCACAGGCGTTCTCCGACGCCGTCGCCGCGATGCAGTCCATCACCATCGACGACCTGAAGAAGAGCGGCTTCTCGGTCAAGTAG
- a CDS encoding carbohydrate ABC transporter permease: MTITRKEPATVTSTMPDVRGHGRTRGRGRDGKPTNVFGIAIRMPFWIFTAALAVIFLYPLVWTAIRSVSPLAGTNQTEGWGLGNYITLAGYQDGILQYIGNSVFVSLLTVILTLVISLFGGYAFARFQFRGKNALFLATIAILMVPYATLLIPLYVLLNLVGLSNSLVGVALVLTMFQLPFSTFMMRIAFESIPKELDEAAMVDGCTSWSVLWKVLVPAVKPGLITVGLFAFLAAWNDFMAPLILINDSAKMTLPLAVSNLRGQVQGVVDYGATEAGVVVLALPCILLFLILQRHYVRGFMSGAFKG; this comes from the coding sequence ATGACCATCACCCGAAAGGAACCGGCCACCGTCACCTCGACGATGCCCGACGTCCGTGGTCACGGGCGCACGCGCGGCCGCGGACGCGACGGGAAGCCGACGAACGTCTTCGGTATCGCCATCCGGATGCCGTTCTGGATCTTCACCGCGGCGCTCGCCGTGATCTTCCTCTACCCGCTCGTCTGGACGGCCATCCGTTCGGTGTCGCCGCTCGCCGGTACGAACCAGACCGAGGGGTGGGGGCTCGGCAACTACATCACCCTCGCCGGGTACCAGGACGGCATCCTGCAGTACATCGGCAACTCGGTGTTCGTCTCGTTGCTGACCGTGATCCTCACGCTCGTCATCTCGCTGTTCGGCGGGTACGCGTTCGCGAGGTTCCAGTTCCGAGGCAAGAACGCCCTGTTCCTCGCCACCATCGCGATCCTGATGGTCCCGTACGCGACGCTGCTCATCCCGCTCTACGTGCTGCTCAACCTGGTCGGGCTCTCCAACTCGCTCGTCGGCGTGGCGCTCGTGCTCACCATGTTCCAGCTGCCGTTCTCGACCTTCATGATGCGGATCGCGTTCGAGTCGATCCCGAAGGAGCTCGACGAGGCCGCGATGGTCGACGGCTGCACGTCCTGGAGCGTGCTGTGGAAGGTCCTCGTGCCGGCCGTGAAGCCAGGGCTGATCACGGTCGGCCTGTTCGCGTTCCTCGCGGCGTGGAACGACTTCATGGCGCCACTCATCCTCATCAACGACTCGGCGAAGATGACCCTGCCGCTCGCGGTCTCGAACCTGCGCGGCCAGGTCCAGGGCGTCGTCGACTACGGCGCGACCGAAGCCGGCGTCGTGGTCCTCGCGCTGCCGTGCATCCTCCTCTTCCTCATCCTCCAACGTCACTACGTGCGCGGCTTCATGTCCGGCGCCTTCAAGGGGTAA
- a CDS encoding carbohydrate ABC transporter permease: protein MSTTLARRGPTDSVGARKRRAVHARTGWLFALPTAVFVILLFLVPLGLVFQMAASDWPLLGGNQGWNLPENFPKAIDNRFFLDSVVFTLKYTAIATVLLIGLGLGLALLVQESSRWKGFLRTAFLIPSALGLASASLLFYVLYSPIAGPFADLTKAMGFTFLGTPDAALWSTVFLIVWRFAGFYMLLMLVGLQGIPEEVYEAARIDGASRWQTFRDITVPLLKPTLALTTVMCVTGSLLAFEQFYILTKGGPDNSTITIVQLIYNVAFQGPNNLGVAGALSVIVLAALIVINIVQIRAFSKKVED from the coding sequence ATGAGTACCACCCTCGCCAGACGAGGCCCGACGGACTCGGTCGGTGCCAGGAAGCGTCGCGCCGTGCACGCCCGCACCGGCTGGTTGTTCGCGCTCCCCACCGCCGTGTTCGTCATCCTCCTGTTCCTCGTCCCGCTCGGTCTCGTGTTCCAGATGGCCGCCTCCGACTGGCCGCTCCTCGGTGGCAACCAGGGGTGGAACCTCCCCGAGAACTTCCCCAAGGCGATCGACAACCGGTTCTTCCTCGACTCGGTGGTCTTCACACTCAAGTACACGGCCATCGCGACGGTCCTGCTCATCGGCCTCGGCCTCGGCCTCGCGCTCCTCGTGCAGGAGTCCAGCCGGTGGAAGGGCTTCCTCCGCACCGCGTTCCTCATCCCGAGCGCCCTCGGCCTCGCCTCGGCGTCGCTCCTCTTCTACGTGCTGTATTCGCCGATCGCGGGGCCCTTCGCCGACCTCACGAAGGCCATGGGCTTCACCTTCCTCGGGACCCCGGACGCGGCGCTCTGGTCGACGGTGTTCCTCATCGTCTGGCGCTTCGCCGGGTTCTACATGCTGCTCATGCTCGTGGGCCTGCAAGGCATCCCGGAGGAGGTCTACGAGGCGGCGCGCATCGACGGCGCGTCACGCTGGCAGACCTTCCGCGACATCACCGTCCCGCTGCTGAAGCCGACGCTCGCACTCACGACGGTGATGTGCGTCACCGGTTCGCTGCTCGCGTTCGAGCAGTTCTACATCCTCACCAAGGGCGGGCCCGACAACAGCACGATCACCATCGTCCAGCTCATCTACAACGTGGCGTTCCAGGGCCCGAACAACCTCGGCGTCGCCGGCGCGCTGTCGGTCATCGTGCTCGCCGCGCTCATCGTCATCAACATCGTGCAGATCCGCGCGTTCAGCAAGAAGGTCGAGGACTGA
- a CDS encoding sugar phosphate isomerase/epimerase family protein has translation MSAPSVQLYTVRDAIAEDLQGAVARIAEIGFTKVEPYAFVERAAEFEAAFAAAGVTAPSGHAPVIDAADPAVAFDAASRLGIGTVIDPFIPTDRWQTADDAARLAERVNELAVQAAASGLKFGYHNHNWEFSTHVDGRPIFELFVEQLSPEVVLEIDTFWSTVGGADTPAFLRSLGDRVQFLHIKDGIISGDIATALPSSESALVVPDALAQAFANQQPAGQGQVDIPAILAAAPHATRVVEFDGYSKEIFGGVAESYAWLAENDK, from the coding sequence ATGAGCGCACCGTCCGTGCAGCTGTACACCGTCCGCGACGCCATCGCCGAGGACCTGCAGGGCGCCGTCGCCCGCATCGCCGAGATCGGTTTCACGAAGGTCGAACCCTATGCGTTCGTCGAGCGCGCGGCCGAGTTCGAGGCCGCCTTCGCCGCCGCCGGTGTCACGGCCCCGTCCGGCCACGCGCCCGTCATCGACGCCGCCGACCCGGCGGTCGCGTTCGACGCGGCGTCGCGGCTCGGGATCGGGACGGTCATCGACCCGTTCATCCCCACCGACCGCTGGCAGACCGCCGACGACGCCGCACGTCTCGCCGAGCGCGTCAACGAGCTCGCCGTCCAGGCGGCGGCGTCCGGCCTGAAGTTCGGTTACCACAACCACAACTGGGAGTTCTCGACCCACGTCGACGGGCGCCCGATCTTCGAGCTCTTCGTCGAGCAGCTGTCGCCCGAGGTCGTTCTCGAGATCGACACCTTCTGGTCGACGGTCGGCGGAGCGGACACCCCGGCGTTCCTCCGTTCGCTCGGGGACCGCGTGCAGTTCCTGCACATCAAGGACGGCATCATCTCCGGTGACATCGCCACCGCGCTGCCGAGCAGCGAGAGCGCGCTCGTCGTGCCTGACGCGCTCGCCCAGGCGTTCGCGAACCAGCAGCCCGCGGGTCAGGGCCAGGTCGACATCCCGGCGATCCTCGCCGCCGCACCGCACGCGACGCGTGTCGTGGAGTTCGACGGCTACAGCAAGGAGATCTTCGGCGGCGTCGCCGAGTCCTACGCCTGGCTCGCCGAGAACGACAAGTAG
- a CDS encoding DUF222 domain-containing protein, producing MTETSTTLPLRAVDVFEERLAQLSDEFAGIARERAALDAREARLLARSAALADAMADSLVSHDETPAQRKALIRRSTCATLAMATRASEQTLHRATGDAERLVADAPAVLRALEDGRISSRHARTITDQLQDIPVHGRAAFLETVLSIAEQSTVARLQHQARTLRERLHPESITVRAARSEADRRVEIEPAADGMAWVHLFTTAPVAVAIGERLDALVGAAHLTDDDRTCQQLRADALGSLCISGTTSADQTDPEGRRSPIARPVEVLDDIQPTVNLTVPVLSLLGLSEAPATLDGYGPIDPETAARLAVNAPR from the coding sequence ATGACCGAGACCTCCACCACGCTCCCGCTGCGCGCGGTGGACGTCTTCGAAGAGCGCCTCGCGCAATTGTCCGACGAGTTCGCCGGCATCGCGCGCGAGCGTGCAGCACTCGACGCCCGGGAGGCTCGTCTCCTCGCGAGGTCGGCAGCCCTGGCCGACGCCATGGCGGACAGCCTCGTGTCGCACGACGAGACGCCCGCACAGCGGAAGGCGCTCATCCGTCGTTCCACCTGTGCAACGCTCGCCATGGCGACGCGTGCCTCCGAGCAGACCCTGCATCGAGCCACCGGCGATGCCGAGCGGCTCGTCGCCGATGCCCCGGCCGTCCTCCGTGCGCTGGAGGACGGTCGCATCTCGAGCCGGCACGCGCGGACCATCACCGACCAACTCCAAGACATCCCGGTGCACGGGCGAGCCGCGTTCCTCGAAACGGTCCTCTCCATCGCGGAGCAGTCCACCGTCGCACGACTGCAACACCAGGCCCGCACCCTCCGCGAGCGCCTGCACCCGGAGTCCATCACCGTGCGGGCGGCCAGGTCGGAGGCCGACCGTCGGGTGGAGATCGAGCCTGCAGCAGACGGCATGGCGTGGGTTCATCTGTTCACCACGGCGCCCGTCGCCGTCGCGATCGGAGAACGCCTCGACGCGCTCGTCGGTGCCGCCCACCTGACGGACGACGACCGCACCTGTCAACAGCTGCGCGCCGACGCGCTCGGCTCGCTCTGCATCAGCGGCACCACCTCGGCCGACCAGACCGACCCCGAGGGCCGGCGCTCACCGATCGCCCGGCCGGTGGAGGTGCTCGACGACATCCAGCCCACGGTGAACCTCACCGTGCCCGTGCTCAGCCTCCTGGGGCTGAGCGAGGCCCCGGCGACCCTCGACGGCTACGGCCCGATCGACCCCGAGACCGCGGCGCGGCTCGCGGTCAACGCCCCTCGATGA
- a CDS encoding three-helix bundle dimerization domain-containing protein: protein MATEIDHEEIIRQLTAKLSEKYSGVDSARIGELVREEVSALAERPVQDYVTVLAERAVKKSLKRSEK, encoded by the coding sequence ATGGCAACTGAGATCGACCACGAAGAGATCATCCGTCAGCTCACCGCGAAGTTGAGCGAGAAGTACTCGGGGGTCGATTCCGCTCGGATCGGTGAGCTCGTGCGCGAAGAGGTCAGCGCGCTCGCCGAGCGTCCGGTCCAGGATTACGTGACCGTCCTCGCCGAGCGTGCGGTCAAGAAGTCGCTCAAGCGCTCCGAGAAGTAG
- a CDS encoding HNH endonuclease signature motif containing protein, translating to MTRVLTHPETSAVVSVGRQQYRVPADLQRAVRLRDVTCRAPGCGRRSRACDLDHSVAWADGGTTSVGNLACVCRHHHRLKHLPGWSLDHRPDGVLEWTTPDGKRHRTEPESVPPF from the coding sequence ATGACGAGGGTGCTCACGCACCCGGAGACGAGTGCGGTGGTCTCGGTCGGGCGGCAGCAGTACCGCGTGCCGGCAGATCTGCAGCGAGCGGTCCGCCTGCGCGACGTCACCTGTCGCGCACCGGGTTGCGGGAGACGGTCTCGGGCGTGCGATCTCGATCACTCCGTCGCCTGGGCCGACGGCGGCACCACGAGTGTCGGCAATCTGGCGTGCGTCTGCCGGCATCACCACCGACTGAAGCATCTGCCCGGGTGGTCGCTCGACCATCGACCCGATGGCGTCCTCGAGTGGACCACACCCGACGGCAAGCGACACCGCACGGAACCGGAATCAGTTCCGCCGTTCTGA
- a CDS encoding DUF805 domain-containing protein, with product MTYPPNPQVPSGQPPYGQAPYGQAPYGQAPYGQAPYGQPQWVAPPPRGASSPDDLTLPLYGATFRQATKRFFKQYANFSGRASLSEYWWSSLLTTLLMLVPTLLITVGAIMTAVSAAAAAAEERDLSGSGYDFADPGPMGFGVRVLLIAGVVLLLVAWVALIVPSLAIAWRRLHDAGFPGPYYFLTLVPSVGSIIVLVLMLLPSKPEGQRFDRPAQVPSAH from the coding sequence ATGACGTATCCTCCGAACCCTCAGGTCCCTTCTGGCCAGCCGCCGTATGGCCAGGCACCCTACGGCCAGGCGCCGTACGGCCAGGCGCCGTACGGCCAGGCGCCGTACGGCCAGCCGCAGTGGGTCGCGCCCCCGCCCCGGGGCGCCAGCTCGCCGGACGACCTGACGCTGCCGCTCTACGGGGCGACGTTCCGTCAGGCGACCAAGCGGTTCTTCAAGCAGTACGCGAACTTCTCGGGTCGTGCATCGCTCAGTGAGTACTGGTGGAGTTCGCTGCTGACGACGCTCCTGATGCTCGTCCCGACGCTGCTGATCACCGTCGGCGCGATCATGACCGCTGTCTCCGCGGCAGCGGCCGCTGCAGAGGAGCGAGACCTGTCGGGGAGCGGATACGACTTCGCGGACCCTGGGCCCATGGGGTTCGGCGTGCGCGTCCTGCTCATCGCCGGCGTCGTGCTGCTGCTCGTCGCCTGGGTGGCGCTCATCGTGCCGAGTCTGGCGATCGCCTGGCGGCGCCTGCACGATGCAGGGTTCCCCGGCCCCTACTACTTCCTCACCCTCGTGCCGTCGGTCGGGAGCATCATCGTCCTCGTCCTCATGCTGCTGCCGTCGAAGCCCGAGGGGCAGCGCTTCGATCGTCCGGCGCAGGTGCCGTCCGCGCACTGA
- a CDS encoding beta-galactosidase — MTIELDPLTARATWIPGTTGLRYGGDYNPEQWPRETWLEDIALMQAAGVDLVSVGIFSWAVLEPREGEYDFSFLDDIIGLLHEAGISVDLATPTTVPPAWFWKRHPEAHPVTREGLRLGHGSRGIASPSSPAYRRAAAAITEQLAARYGSHPAVVLWHVHNEYGAPISEDYSDGSVLAFRTWLQRRYGSLEALNAAWGTRFWGQDYGEWDEIDAPRVSASVVNQTQRLDFARYTSDILLECYVAERDIIRRYAPETPVTTNFMATNCRSIDYWAWSREVDIVANDYYLVAEREDNHILLALDSDLTRSLAGGDPWILMEHSTSAVNWQPRNIAKRAGELARNSASHLARGADAILYFQFRASRYGAEKFHSAMLPHAGTESRIWREVMALGHDLGKLDELVGSRVRSEVAILWDVQSFWAQDLEWRPSVELDHRERVEAYYAALWRAGVTVDFVHPHDDLSGYRLVLAPSLYLADRETSENLTAYVEGGGAFVVSYFSGVVDEHDAVWEGGAPGAFRRVLGLSVPEFLPLHEGETVQLDDGRTGSSWSDDIVLEGAEVVSGYITGPAAGQPAVTRNRFGAGTAWYVSTKLDEAGLSELLSEALEQAAVDAPPVPPLGLEIVTRWGEEASFTIAINHGDEDAQLTTTGAVELLTGEPVVSGAVVIPAGAFRVIRTPLGG, encoded by the coding sequence ATGACCATCGAGCTCGACCCGCTCACCGCACGGGCCACCTGGATCCCCGGCACCACCGGCCTCCGCTACGGCGGCGACTACAACCCCGAGCAATGGCCGCGGGAGACCTGGCTCGAGGACATCGCCCTCATGCAGGCGGCCGGTGTCGACCTCGTGAGCGTCGGGATCTTCTCCTGGGCGGTCCTCGAACCGCGCGAGGGCGAATACGACTTCAGCTTCCTCGACGACATCATCGGTCTGCTGCACGAGGCCGGCATCTCGGTCGACCTCGCGACGCCGACGACGGTGCCACCGGCCTGGTTCTGGAAGCGCCACCCCGAGGCTCACCCGGTCACCCGCGAGGGACTGCGGCTCGGCCACGGCTCACGCGGCATCGCGAGCCCCAGCTCCCCCGCCTACCGTCGCGCTGCAGCCGCGATCACCGAGCAGCTCGCCGCCCGCTACGGATCGCACCCGGCTGTCGTCCTCTGGCACGTGCACAACGAGTACGGCGCACCGATCAGCGAGGACTACTCCGACGGCTCGGTGCTCGCCTTCCGGACGTGGTTGCAGCGGCGTTACGGCTCGCTCGAGGCACTCAACGCCGCCTGGGGCACCCGCTTCTGGGGCCAGGACTACGGCGAGTGGGACGAGATCGACGCACCGCGCGTCTCGGCCTCCGTCGTCAACCAGACGCAGCGACTCGACTTCGCCCGCTACACCTCGGACATCCTGCTCGAGTGCTACGTCGCCGAGCGCGACATCATCAGGCGGTACGCACCGGAGACCCCGGTGACGACGAACTTCATGGCCACGAACTGCCGCTCGATCGACTACTGGGCCTGGAGCCGCGAGGTCGACATCGTCGCCAACGACTACTACCTCGTCGCGGAGCGGGAGGACAACCACATCCTGCTCGCGCTCGACTCGGACCTCACCCGCTCGCTCGCCGGCGGCGACCCGTGGATCCTCATGGAGCACTCCACCTCGGCGGTGAACTGGCAGCCGCGCAACATCGCGAAACGCGCAGGCGAACTCGCCCGCAACAGCGCCAGCCACCTGGCCCGCGGGGCCGACGCGATCCTCTACTTCCAGTTCCGCGCCTCGCGATACGGCGCGGAGAAGTTCCACTCGGCGATGCTCCCCCATGCCGGCACGGAGAGTCGCATCTGGCGTGAGGTCATGGCGCTCGGTCACGACCTCGGCAAACTGGACGAGCTGGTGGGCTCCCGGGTGCGCAGCGAGGTCGCGATCCTCTGGGACGTGCAGTCGTTCTGGGCCCAGGACCTCGAGTGGCGCCCGTCGGTCGAGCTCGACCATCGCGAGCGCGTCGAGGCCTATTACGCCGCCCTCTGGCGGGCTGGCGTCACCGTCGACTTCGTGCACCCGCACGACGACCTGAGCGGCTACCGCCTCGTCCTCGCCCCGTCGTTGTACCTGGCGGACCGCGAGACCTCCGAGAACCTCACCGCGTACGTCGAGGGCGGCGGCGCCTTCGTCGTGTCGTACTTCTCGGGCGTCGTCGACGAGCACGACGCCGTCTGGGAGGGTGGCGCGCCGGGAGCGTTCCGTCGCGTGCTGGGCCTCTCGGTCCCGGAGTTCCTGCCGTTGCACGAGGGCGAGACCGTCCAGCTGGACGACGGACGGACCGGCTCGAGCTGGAGCGACGACATCGTGCTCGAGGGAGCCGAGGTCGTGTCGGGCTACATCACCGGCCCAGCCGCCGGTCAGCCCGCGGTGACCCGCAACCGGTTCGGCGCCGGCACCGCCTGGTACGTCTCCACGAAGCTCGATGAGGCCGGACTGTCGGAGCTGCTGTCCGAAGCCTTGGAGCAGGCAGCCGTCGACGCGCCGCCGGTACCGCCGCTCGGGCTGGAGATCGTGACCCGCTGGGGCGAGGAGGCTTCGTTCACGATCGCGATCAACCATGGCGACGAGGATGCGCAGCTCACGACGACCGGTGCGGTCGAGCTCCTGACGGGCGAGCCGGTGGTCTCGGGTGCGGTGGTCATCCCGGCGGGTGCGTTCCGCGTGATCCGGACCCCGCTCGGCGGCTGA